A single genomic interval of Nostoc commune NIES-4072 harbors:
- a CDS encoding DUF29 domain-containing protein: MTAIIDIKTLYESNYLQWLEETIKCLKNRQLADVDYENLIEELEDLAKKEKRRVRSLLEQIIRHLLLSQYWDLEKPRNANYWAAEIISFRNQLNEDLSANLRNHLEENFNIIYSNALDYVKAKTNLTNLPELCPYTLEQILDKNWFP; the protein is encoded by the coding sequence ATGACTGCAATCATCGACATAAAAACATTATATGAATCCAATTACCTGCAATGGTTAGAGGAGACTATTAAATGTCTCAAAAATCGACAATTAGCAGACGTTGACTATGAAAACTTAATAGAAGAATTGGAAGATTTGGCTAAGAAGGAAAAAAGGCGAGTAAGAAGTTTATTGGAACAGATTATTAGACATTTATTACTTTCTCAATATTGGGATTTAGAAAAGCCAAGAAATGCTAATTATTGGGCTGCGGAAATTATTAGTTTTCGTAACCAACTAAATGAAGATTTAAGTGCCAATTTACGCAATCATTTAGAAGAGAATTTCAACATAATTTATAGCAATGCCTTAGATTATGTTAAGGCTAAAACAAATTTAACCAATTTACCTGAATTATGTCCTTATACCTTAGAGCAAATTTTAGATAAAAATTGGTTCCCTTAA